In the genome of Candidatus Baltobacteraceae bacterium, the window GCCGGCGATCGTCTTCGGATCGTGCGAATCCAAGGCGGCGACGCGAATCGCCTGACGCATCATTACCATCAGCCGCGCGGCTTCGATGCCCTTACCGGTGACGTCGCCGATCGTAATGACGATCTCACCGCGCTCGTTCTCGAACGCATCGTACCAGTCGCCGCCGATGTCCGCCTCGGTAGAACCGGGACGATAGTGGGCACTGACCTCGAGGCCGGCGCGTGTCGGAAAGCGGCTGGGCAAGAACGCGCGCTGCAGGGTTTCGGCGACATACTGTTCGCGGTGATATTGCTTGGCATTCGCCACGGCGAGGCCGGCGCGGCGCCCGAGTTCGATCGCGAACTCGAGATCGAGCCGGTCGAATTCGTCTTCTTGGCGGGTCCGTACGAAGGTGAGCGCACCGAAGATCGCGCCTTGCGCGACGACCGGCACGACGATCTTCGAACGATAGCCCAACCGGCGCATGTACTGCTCGTGCTGGCGGGAGGCGGCATGCCGGCGCATCGTCGACTCTTCGATGTGCGGGAGAAAGAACGGCTGGCCGCTGCGCACCACCCGCACGACCGGGTGCACGCCGAATTCTTCGACGTAGAGGAGGCTGCCGGCGCCGGCGACGGCCTCTTGCTTCGCGGGGTCGCGATGCGCGGCGGAGGTGACGAAAAGGCGCTCCGACCGCTCGTCGATCAGATCGAACAGGCAGATATCGGAAAACGACTCGATCGCCAGATGTGCGACGTTATCGAGCGTTGCATTGACGTCGAGCGACTGGTGAAAGATCTCACCGGCGCGTACGAGTAATTGGAGTCGCGCTTGATCGCGATTCTCGCGGTGGGTCATCTTTAGATGAGTATGCACACTTCCGGCGGGCGCTAATCAACTAAAGCAAACCAAGCATGCGGTCCTTTACTGCAGGCCACTCGGCCGCAACGATCGAGTACCGGGCCGAGTCGCGGGGCGTGTAGTCGACCGCGAGCCGATGCGCGCGGAGCAGCCCTTCGAACCGCGCGCCGAGGCGCTCGATCGCCGCGCGCGAGCGCGTGTTACGGGCATCGGTGTGAAAGGCAACGGCGCGCACCCGCCAGGTTTCGAAGGCGTGGGTAAGCATCAGGAATTTGGCTTCGGTGTTGGCGGCGGTGCGGATTGCATCGGGTGCGAGCCAGGTGTAGCCGATCTCGCACGTATCGTAGGCGCTCGTGCCGGCCGGATGGTCCGCGGGCCACGCCCACCGTTCGAGATTGAAGAAGCGCGTCGCGCCGACGACGGTGTCGTCGTGTTGGCGGATCGTTGCGAACGGAACGGCGCGGCCCTGCACTGCGAGCGCAAGCGCGTCCGCGACGTAGCGCCGCATCTGCGCTTCACCCTGCGGAACAAAACTCCACGCGTAGAGGTCGCCCGCGCCGGCACCCGCCGCAATCAGCGGTTCGACGTGCCGGCGGTCGAGCGGTTCGAGGCGCACGTGAGATCCGGATAAGACGATAGCGGCGCTGTTCATCGCAGACAGCGTAGCAGATGGGGACAATAGCTTTATTGCCGGACGCCTTGCGGCTCCAGGGCGATGGCGATGTAGTCGCGACTCCCGAGGCCGCTTTGCGACGCGCGCTCGAAATCCGGCAGCACGCAATCCAACGTCGGCATCGCCACCTGCAGCGATGCCGCCGCTTCCCGTGCGAGCCGAAGATCTTTGAGCAGTGCGTCGAGCGCGAAGCGCGGTTCGCTATCGCGATCGAGCAGCTGCTGACGCTTGGAACCGGCGATCCGTCCGAACGCACCGGTCAGCGATTCTACTGCCAGCGTGCGCTCGACGCCGCCGCGATCGCAGAACGCGAGCAGCTCGGCCAACGTTTCGCCGACGATCCCGATGATCGTATTGTTCGCGAGTTTCAGCACGCCGCTCGCGCGCGGACTGCCGGTGTAGATCACCGTCTTTCCGAGTGACTCCAGCAGCGGACGCGCGCGTTCGTACGTCGCTTGGGGGCCGCTCGGCAGAATGGTGATCGATCCGTCTGCGACCGCGCCGACGCTGCCGAGTACCGGTGCGGCGAGAAACTCGATTTCGCGCGCCGTCGCGGCGCTCTCCAGCGTCTCGTACATCGCCGGCGAGAGCGTCGACATTTCGATCACGAGCTGCTTCGCATGCGCTGCCGGAATCACACGGCCGAGCGTGACCTCGCGCGCGACCTCATCGCCCCATAACATCACGATGACGGTGTCGACCGCCGACACCAGCGCCTCGATCGGGCCGGGTGCCGTGGTTCGATCCCAGGTGGAGACCGGGTAGCCGTGCGCGGTGAGGCTGCGCGCGATCGCGCCGCCCATCTTTCCAAGGCCGACGACGCCGATCGAATTCATGATGCGGTCACCGCTTGCGGCGGCGCCATGAACTCCGGGCCGACCGGATCGGTGATTTCTTCGGCGAGAATGCGGTCGATCTCGGCCTTGGTGCCGGCGTCCAGCGAAAAATCGAAGACACCCGAAATCGGATCGACCTGATCCGGACGGCGCGCGCCCCAGAGCGCGGCGCCGACGCCCGGCTGGTCGAGCACCCAGCGCAACGCGAGATGAATCACGCGTTTGCCGAAGCGCGCCTGCGCGAGTTCGTCGAGCCGCGCGACCGCGCGTAGGTACTGTTCGTAACGCGGCGGCTGGAACTTTGGATCCGTGCGCCGCAGATCGTCGCCGCTGAACGCCGTGCCGGTGCGCATCTTGCCGCTGAGCAGTCCGCGGCAGAGCGCGCCGTAGGTGAGCGCGGTCAGCTCGTGCGCCACGCCGTACGGAAGCGCGTCTTTTTCGGCTTCGCGCTCGAAGAGATTGTACGGGGGCTGGAGCGTGTGCAGCGTTGCATAGCGCGAAAACTCATCCATTTGCGCCGGTGAGAAGTTGCTCACGCCGATCGCGCGGATCTTGCCGGCATCGTGGAGCGCCTGCATCGCCTTTGCGGTTTCTTCCATGGGTGTCGAGGGATCCGGCCAGTGCACCTGATAGATATCGATGTAATCGGTTTGCAGGCGGCGCAGCGAGCCGTCTATTTCCTCATTGATGCGTGCGGCCGACGCGTTGCGGTGCACGTTGCCGTGTTCGTCCCATACGAGGCCGACTTTCGTTGCGATCACGGTGCGATCGCGCCGGCCCTTGAGCGCACGTCCTACGACTTCTTCGGAGTGACCTTGCCCGTAGGCCGGCGCGGTGTCGACCAGCGTAATGCCGGCGTCGAGCGCCCGTTGGATCGTCGCCACCGCCGCGTCGTCGTCGGGGCCGCCCCACATCCAGCCGCCGATCGCCCAGGTGCCCAGTCCGATGCGTGAAGCGCGAATATCGGTATTGCGTACTTGCGTGAATTCCATCGCCGCTTACCTTTCTGATCTAGACGATCGGTTCAATCGCGAAGATTTCGTCGATGGTTGCGCCGTCGAACGCGTAAGCAAGCAACCCGGCGGTGACGCAGTTCGCGACCAGGCGCGGACGGAAGGCGGCAATGCAGGTACCGTTGGCGACGCGGACGCTGCGGTAGACGATACCGTCGACGACGTTGGCGGCATAGAGCGGCAGGGCGTAGGCTTGCGCGGCGGCATAGTTCGCCGGGTCCGGATCGTAGATGGCGTCGGTTGCAGGCCGCGCGCGGATGTCGTCGTAGGCGCCGCGGACGTCGGCGCGCAGGACGCGCTTGTACAGAACGGTCGCGGGTGTGTTCGTGTAGGTGAGAAAGCGTGCGGTGTGATAGGCCGACTCCGCGATCGCGGTGCGCTCTTCGAAGGCGGCGTAGT includes:
- a CDS encoding SpoIIE family protein phosphatase, which translates into the protein MHTHLKMTHRENRDQARLQLLVRAGEIFHQSLDVNATLDNVAHLAIESFSDICLFDLIDERSERLFVTSAAHRDPAKQEAVAGAGSLLYVEEFGVHPVVRVVRSGQPFFLPHIEESTMRRHAASRQHEQYMRRLGYRSKIVVPVVAQGAIFGALTFVRTRQEDEFDRLDLEFAIELGRRAGLAVANAKQYHREQYVAETLQRAFLPSRFPTRAGLEVSAHYRPGSTEADIGGDWYDAFENERGEIVITIGDVTGKGIEAARLMVMMRQAIRVAALDSHDPKTIAGMCNRLLLSEEGERLASAFIGIIDPDTRVLRYVSAGHAPPLLRLPSGEVRQLKSPSAPLGAFRNVSFDLHRECCPEQSMLVLYTDGVVEINRDILGGEAMLESVLSTDAVQHAANPAEFIERAIADQAPRDDIAIIVVNFGRGEMRWQFEAADSRSAYTMREEYFHSLFSLCEPDDEELSTCGLIFAELIGNAVRHAPGPLSVSLERRGDEIVLHVIDKGPGFDYRPSLPANVWAESGRGLYLISMLARDVRVERLPGLGSHIIVTLPVVCRQRGPLFATAG
- a CDS encoding GNAT family protein — protein: MNSAAIVLSGSHVRLEPLDRRHVEPLIAAGAGAGDLYAWSFVPQGEAQMRRYVADALALAVQGRAVPFATIRQHDDTVVGATRFFNLERWAWPADHPAGTSAYDTCEIGYTWLAPDAIRTAANTEAKFLMLTHAFETWRVRAVAFHTDARNTRSRAAIERLGARFEGLLRAHRLAVDYTPRDSARYSIVAAEWPAVKDRMLGLL
- a CDS encoding NAD(P)-dependent oxidoreductase, with amino-acid sequence MNSIGVVGLGKMGGAIARSLTAHGYPVSTWDRTTAPGPIEALVSAVDTVIVMLWGDEVAREVTLGRVIPAAHAKQLVIEMSTLSPAMYETLESAATAREIEFLAAPVLGSVGAVADGSITILPSGPQATYERARPLLESLGKTVIYTGSPRASGVLKLANNTIIGIVGETLAELLAFCDRGGVERTLAVESLTGAFGRIAGSKRQQLLDRDSEPRFALDALLKDLRLAREAAASLQVAMPTLDCVLPDFERASQSGLGSRDYIAIALEPQGVRQ
- a CDS encoding aldo/keto reductase — its product is MEFTQVRNTDIRASRIGLGTWAIGGWMWGGPDDDAAVATIQRALDAGITLVDTAPAYGQGHSEEVVGRALKGRRDRTVIATKVGLVWDEHGNVHRNASAARINEEIDGSLRRLQTDYIDIYQVHWPDPSTPMEETAKAMQALHDAGKIRAIGVSNFSPAQMDEFSRYATLHTLQPPYNLFEREAEKDALPYGVAHELTALTYGALCRGLLSGKMRTGTAFSGDDLRRTDPKFQPPRYEQYLRAVARLDELAQARFGKRVIHLALRWVLDQPGVGAALWGARRPDQVDPISGVFDFSLDAGTKAEIDRILAEEITDPVGPEFMAPPQAVTAS
- a CDS encoding RES family NAD+ phosphorylase: MVARFRKKRTFRVIAHRRNEERIADRLPSVTDRGALDEIEAVSKPRNEIVIASFAYSGASRFTDGSYGVYYAAFEERTAIAESAYHTARFLTYTNTPATVLYKRVLRADVRGAYDDIRARPATDAIYDPDPANYAAAQAYALPLYAANVVDGIVYRSVRVANGTCIAAFRPRLVANCVTAGLLAYAFDGATIDEIFAIEPIV